A window of Clostridiaceae bacterium genomic DNA:
AAAGCCAGTCGGACAGGATTTTCATTATGGGAACCTTGTAACGGGGAACTGAGTCCATAGTTTTAAGCGGATGGTATATGCGGTCCATGATAAGTTCCTTGTATTCATCGAAATGGCCTTTCAGGATATCATTTACGGTAAAGTAATCATTGAGGGCTTGATGATATCTTCTTATATTGTTATGCAGCGTCTTCAATTCATCCACAAGCTTCAGGGTGTTTTCATGGGCTGTCAGCAAGGCGTTATACATGAAATCGTCTCTTTCTGCATCGGCTGTGCGCAGAGAGGAATAGGTGGAATAAACATATGAATTATACTCGCTCACCGAATCATCCGTAAATGAATATAAAAGGTCCAGGAGTTTTATTGTATAATCGGGAAGAGTAATAATTTCCTCAAACGAATCCATCTGATACTCAACTTCAATCCATTTTGTAGTCATGAGCCTCCTGAGAATCAAATGCGCGGTGGCAGACTGTCCCTGCCCGTTTTTTAATTCTTCCTCTGCTTCTTCAAATTCATATTTTTCTGCTTCCAAATCAAGATCCAATAATGCTTCATCAAGACCGGCAATGAGCATTGCCACAAGATCACTCTTGCTTATGATCATATGTTGCTTAAATGCCTTGCGCAGGACAAACAAAGCTTCAGCGTAAAGTGCCTTGTTCTTGGAACCCAGTATGGAAAAAAGATTAGGAGGCAATCTGTCAAAAAGCTTCATTTGTTGATTCCTTCCAAGCTTTCTTTGCATTTATTGACACAACCTTACTCATAATGATATTTAAGCATATTAGAAATTATTTTTCAACAATGCTATGTTCAGAGCTTCATGAACTGGCTGGTGAATTCATTAGATAAGTCAGTATCTTATATAAAACTTTCATTTAGATGTATAATAATGGATATCACTTATATACCTTTTAAGGTAAAAGGTCGAAACCAAGAACTAATATGAAACTTCGATATATAAAAACTAAGTTTTCTGAGTATTTAAGTTGGCATCAGTCTGAAAGAAAAAATTAAAAAGAAATCCGAAATGCTTTGATTTTTTTTCGTATCTTTACTATTATATATTGTGATTATATACTATGATAGGACATTATACAGATTACACATCGTCAAACATGCCACGAAAAAATGGATAATATCTTAGTGCAGGGTACAAGTAATATGTTAACAAGGCTGGAAAAATCATATCTATCTAATAAAAGAAATATGAGGGAATACGAAATGGAGAAAAATATGGATATTATCAGGATTTTATTAAAGATCATCATGTGGTTCTTAATAGCGGAGTTTGGATGCAATTTTATTATGCAAACAATAAGCTATTCATTTTATAAGAACGCAAAAAAGATGACAGATATTTCTTGTACTCCGCAATTCATTCAGTTTAAAGATACATTAACTGGTTATGGCAATAACCTTGATTCGAAAAATAACAGTAAGATCATATTGTTTTTTGGTGGTTCTAATTATATTGCGTACAATTCTGTTGGAAAATATTCCTCTAAATTTAATTACCCGTTTATTTCAGTAGATTATTACGGAACTCAGGATAGCAGTGGTAAATTGAATTTAAAAACGATGAAGCAATCCGCGGAAGATTTATATGAATGGGCAAGGAATCGCTATCCCGATAGTGAGATCATAGTAATTGGACATAGTTACGGAGCAGGAATCGCAACATATCTGGCAAGTGTCAGGGAATGTCATTCTTTGGTTATCGCCGCAGGATACAGAGACATTTCGGATTTATATAATAAAATTATTCCTATATTCTGGGGTCCACTAAAGGTATTTATTTCAAATAATATACGCACTTCAGAATATGCTGAAAATGTTGAATGTCCGGTTTATATTATTGGATCTGCCGGTGATAAAATTTTAAGTTCTTCTTTACAAGAAAAACTATCATGCAGTTTCAAAAACGTGAAAATAAAAATATTCGATGATATTGCTCACGAAGATTATTTTCGCTCGGATAATGTTATTAATTTTATAAACCAGGTTATAGGATAATAGTAAAGAAACTGAAAAATTCATGAACTCATTCTTGGTTTAAAAAAGAGTTATGTAAAGGGCAAGAATGCTTGCTTTGCAAGTCAGTACTCTTGCTTTTTACAAAATATAAATTCCATATATCCCGATTTATGATGCGTAGAATTTTACCACCTTATTATATTCCTTCATAATGTTCTCCAAAATATCAACATGCTTAAAATCACTGTGATATAGAATATTGATTTCTCGAATCATGCTGAGGTTTTCTATCGGTAATACAGTAATCTTCCCCTTTATTAGTTCGTCAAGACATGCGCTACGGGCAAGTATAGACACCCCTATATCACGCCTTATAAGGTCTTTAATTGTGGCAATGTTATCTACTTCCAGAATAACATTAAAATCATCAAGTGACATGTTCTTACTTTCCAGATGTGCGGCAAACAAGTTTCTTGTGCCTGATGAAGGTCTGCGAAGTATTAAAGGCTGCTTTTTTAATTCACTAATGGTCACCATACTTTTCCTGGCTAAAGGATTATTGTTGGATACCACCAACATTAAAGCATCCGTGTCAAGTAGAAGTGAATTGATACTCGGATCTCCAACTTTTCCCTCAACAACAGCTAAATCTATCTCGTAATTTTTTAGCATATTATAAAGATTATTTATAGAATCAGAAATTATTGTTATGGTAGTACCCGGATTATTGGAACTGTACCTTCCCAACACTTCTGCTACAGCATTACTTTCAGCAGTGTGAGTAATCCCAACCGTAAGCCGCCTTACATGGCGTTGTATATCCAGAATACTCTGCTTCATCCTCTCATATAAAGCAATATTTCTACGGGCATATTGAATAACGATATTTCCTTCATTTGTCGGCTTAATCTCTTTTCCGACACGGTTGAAAATTTTAACATTCAGTTCCTTCTCCAATTGCTTTATATGTTGAGTCACAGCTGGTTGTGTCAAGGAAAGATGTTCTGCCGCACGTGTAAAACTGTTAAACTCAACTACCGCTAATAAGGTATAAAGCCTAATATCAATCATCTTGTACACCCCAAACATAACAATTTTTTATAATATGTTAAAATATTATAAATTTACATTATGTGATTTATGAGTATAATGATAACAAATATTAGGAAAGGTGGCAATGATAATGAAGCAAAAACTTATATTTGTATGGCATGTTCTTATTTTTAATATCATTAAGCCACTACCTAATTCTTCAGATTACTTTAGTAATTATTTTCAGTTGTCATCAAAAAACTTGTACAATCATGATTCTTACTACAAGAGAATTGTAAAATTCGGAAAGGAACAGTCAGGATGGGTAGGAGTTATTTTAGCAAATATTGCACTTATGTTTTTCTGTTTACCAATTTGCTTTCTGGCAGATCTAGTAATTCATAGAATATATCTGCTTTCTGGAAAAATAGAAATCAATGGAATCCTTATACTGATTATGTTGGAGAAGTTTGATATGCTCCGTTTTCGAGATGATCAAAGTATTTTAAAACTCTTTTATCTTTTTAGCTGTTTACTCTCATCATCATACTGGACTTTAACATGTTTGTTTTTAGCCGCATTTGAAAATATAGTGTTGTAAAGGAGCGTTAATTAATGAGTAACTTTTTAAATCATTTAAATGATACAACTATTATTTTATTATCTTTATCAGTAATGTTGCTTGCCGGATTTTTACTTACACGAATCACAAAGTTGCTAAAGCTGCCTAATGTAACTGGCTATATTATTTCCGGTATGCTGATAGGGCCGTATGTTTTAAATTTGATTCCACGTGAAATGGTTGACAACATGGGGTTTATCAGCGACATAGCTTTAGCATTCATTGCGTTTGGTGTAGGACGATTTTTCAAGAAAGAGAATTTCCAGGAAACCGGATTTGGCGTTATTGTGATTACTTTATTTGAATCTTTATTGGCTGGAATAATAGTAACTATCTCCATCCATTACGTATTCCATTTAAATTGGGACTTCTGCCTGCTTTTAGGAGCGATTGCAACAGCGACAGCACCTGCAAGCACAATGGTTACTATCAGGCAATATCATGCACGTGGAAATTTTGTAAATACCTTGCTGCAGGTAGTAGCATTTGATGATGCAATATGTCTCCTCGCATTCAGCATAGCTTCCACCTTTGTCAACGCTAATGTGGGAGCAAATATTTCTACTTCTGAAATCATCATGCCTATAGTATATAATATTGGTGCTTTAGCAATCGGGATTGTAAGCGGAGCAATTCTAAGCAAGCTAATGACACCAAAACGGAGTGAAGATAACCGGCTGATATTAACAATATCACTTCTTCTTGGAATTGCGGGTCTATGCGCTGCGGTGAATATTTCTCCCTTGCTTTCCTGCATGCTGTTTGGAACCACCTATATCAACATGACCAAAGACAAGGAATTATATAAGCAGGTTGAAAGGTTTACCCCACCTGTTTTGTCAATATTCTTCGTCGTATCAGGAATGAATTTGGATATAACGTCGTTCAATACCCTGGGAGTAATAGGTATAGCCTATTTTATAATACGGATTGTAGGGAAATATCTCGGTGCTTATCTGGGATGCATTATAGCAAAAACCTCAAAGGAAGTAAGAAATTATTTAGGGTTGGCTTTAATTCCTCAAGCAGGGGTAGCCATTGGACTCGCTTTTTTGGGCAGAAGAATTTTAGCTGGCACTATGGGCAATATGCTTCTGACAATTATCTTATCATCTTCGGTCTTGTATGAGTTAATTGGACCTGTATGTGCAAAGATTGCCCTGCTTCGCTCCGGTGCTATAAAAATGGATAATACAACTCCTGAAGAAGGCAGAGATAAGCTAAAAACCGAAAAAGTCAGTGAAGAAATAGCGTCTTGATTACAAGTCTGTAAGCATTGATTAGTAGAACACCCTCGTTCGCGGCTTAATTTAAATTGTAGATACCTGTCAAATCATAGTGACATGGGGTAAATCACAAATTTTTCAAAAATTTCCACTTTCACATTGACTCTTTCGATTTGACGTATATAATATATCATATCGAAGTTTTTAGATTTGAGGTGATGTTATGGACTACTACCTGGAGAACACTAAGGTTTTTAAAGCTTTGGGAGATCCCAAAAGAGCGATGATTGTAGATATGCTTTCCTGTGGAGAACTTTGTGCCTGCAATATTCTGGAGAAGTTTGAAATGTCCCAATCCACGCTGTCTCACCACATGAAGCTCTTGTGTGAATGCGGTCTGGTCAAGAGCAGAGAACAAGGTAAGTGGACTTATTACTCATTGGACAAAAATACTGTCAGCAGAATAATGGGATTTCTCTGTGACATTACCTCTGCTAAAGAAAATTGCATCTGTAAAGAAGATACTAGCTGTTGTAAAGGATGTGATGAAAATGAGTAACGAGAAGTCATGCTGCTGCTCGTCTAGTAGTTGTTGCAGCACAGAATTCATCACGCTGTATGATAAAAATGATGAATGGGTAATGGATGAAATCCATACTCCTAAAGGCAAAGTGCCTGTGGTTTCAACATATCTTCACTTCAAAGACATTCTCGGAGCGTGGAAGGTGCGATGGGGTATCGGCAGGATGAATTACAAGATCAATCCGGGGCTTTATGCTGTAGGTAAGCCTGATAATACATCTCCAGTGCTTGTAAGTGCGAACTACAAGCTGACATTTGATGTATTGAGGCAAGAGTTGTCTGGCCTGGACTGTTGGATTTTGATACTTGATACAAAGGGTATCAATGTCTGGTGTGCCGCTGGTAAAGGGACATTCGGAACTGATGAATTGGTAAAT
This region includes:
- a CDS encoding alpha/beta hydrolase, encoding MQTISYSFYKNAKKMTDISCTPQFIQFKDTLTGYGNNLDSKNNSKIILFFGGSNYIAYNSVGKYSSKFNYPFISVDYYGTQDSSGKLNLKTMKQSAEDLYEWARNRYPDSEIIVIGHSYGAGIATYLASVRECHSLVIAAGYRDISDLYNKIIPIFWGPLKVFISNNIRTSEYAENVECPVYIIGSAGDKILSSSLQEKLSCSFKNVKIKIFDDIAHEDYFRSDNVINFINQVIG
- a CDS encoding LysR family transcriptional regulator: MIDIRLYTLLAVVEFNSFTRAAEHLSLTQPAVTQHIKQLEKELNVKIFNRVGKEIKPTNEGNIVIQYARRNIALYERMKQSILDIQRHVRRLTVGITHTAESNAVAEVLGRYSSNNPGTTITIISDSINNLYNMLKNYEIDLAVVEGKVGDPSINSLLLDTDALMLVVSNNNPLARKSMVTISELKKQPLILRRPSSGTRNLFAAHLESKNMSLDDFNVILEVDNIATIKDLIRRDIGVSILARSACLDELIKGKITVLPIENLSMIREINILYHSDFKHVDILENIMKEYNKVVKFYAS
- a CDS encoding cation:proton antiporter, which codes for MSNFLNHLNDTTIILLSLSVMLLAGFLLTRITKLLKLPNVTGYIISGMLIGPYVLNLIPREMVDNMGFISDIALAFIAFGVGRFFKKENFQETGFGVIVITLFESLLAGIIVTISIHYVFHLNWDFCLLLGAIATATAPASTMVTIRQYHARGNFVNTLLQVVAFDDAICLLAFSIASTFVNANVGANISTSEIIMPIVYNIGALAIGIVSGAILSKLMTPKRSEDNRLILTISLLLGIAGLCAAVNISPLLSCMLFGTTYINMTKDKELYKQVERFTPPVLSIFFVVSGMNLDITSFNTLGVIGIAYFIIRIVGKYLGAYLGCIIAKTSKEVRNYLGLALIPQAGVAIGLAFLGRRILAGTMGNMLLTIILSSSVLYELIGPVCAKIALLRSGAIKMDNTTPEEGRDKLKTEKVSEEIAS
- a CDS encoding helix-turn-helix transcriptional regulator, encoding MDYYLENTKVFKALGDPKRAMIVDMLSCGELCACNILEKFEMSQSTLSHHMKLLCECGLVKSREQGKWTYYSLDKNTVSRIMGFLCDITSAKENCICKEDTSCCKGCDENE